In Taeniopygia guttata chromosome Z, bTaeGut7.mat, whole genome shotgun sequence, the sequence TCAGAACTGAAGGCCTAAAAAATTACTGTCACTATTCTCTTCTCCATTAGGCCTCAAAAGTTTAAATCACTAGAGCACAGAAACAAAGGCTGGTTTGGTCAGACCAATtcacagagaggagaaaatgTACTTAGCAGGAAGCTGACAAGGGAGTCACGCAAGAAGGGTATTTTGTAACTTGTGTGCTTCGTGTAATTGTGaggtttttcttccattaaaaaatcacAACCACACTCAAGAACTTAAAAACTACAGTCTGAAAATTCAGCTACAGTCTGGTTgtggttttagggttttttcctgtCTGATTAACTTTGTTTTATGCACTGTATACATTTGAACAGTTATTATTACTTCCCATGAATTTTGATTAGGAAACCATATTTAAGTGAAAATGTTGCTGTGCTTCACTCAGTATCTCACACAAAAATACAGACTACagctaccaaaaaaacccaaactaacaAATCCTGCCTCAGAATAAATACTTAAAACACTGTCCACAAGGATATACATAAGAAATTCAAGAACTAAATTCTTCTAAAAATTAATCATGACAGTATTCTTGCACAAAGAGTCATGAACTTCCTAAGGTGAaggtattttgtttgtttatttttttttgttttggtgtggtcttttgtttcttttgattTGATTCTGTGAGGGTGAACAGACAAAGAAGAAGGTGGGTAAATAGGACGCACCACCCACTTTCTGTAAGAGGAACTGAAGCAGCTACTGCTCAAAGCTTGGTTGATTTCTGAGACAGAAGCTCTAGGCCTGTGCTGTAAATAATGACCTGGTATGTATGTAACACCACCCTCTCTCACTGTCTCATTGCATAATGCCATGGTTCTAAAATATGCAGTATTTATAGGTACAATTCttgtaaaaataaagacaaaacaaTTCTTTCATTCTTGTAGAAGggaacagaaaggaagaaagatatGACATAGGAAGTAAAAGTAACAcggtgaagggaaaaaaaaatcttacttcTAACAATGGGTAGGAAGACATGGTGCCACCTTACCTGCTTTTATTTGGAATGAGGCCCTTTTCCAATTCATTTCCAATTCTCACAGCCAGCCAGTTTCCCAGTTTGCCATCATACAGTGTATCAACTACTCTAAAGATCTCCCCTCTGGTGAATGCTAAGCTCTGTGGTGACTCTTTTTCACATTCAAAGTGGCTCCTGATGAAGAATGAATCTCCTCTGCCACAGGCCATGATGTCTCTGTAGACTAAAACAAGACCTCCATTTTAGCTTATATCTTTTTACACTTGAAAGAAAGATTAAGCTGTGATTTAGCAAATACAGCTTTGAAATTCTGAGCATCTGCTCGGAAAGATGTAAAAACTCAGATCCACATTTCCTTACACACACTTATCAGGCGTGTTCCAAACTTGTATGTGCATAGCCCTTACAGCTCCAGGGCAAAAGGCAGCTATGGTAATACAGTCTTGCAGCAGGGCTGCGTCTCccaaaaggaaagcaagaagCTTTTCTTGCTCCTTAGCTGTTCATGAATAAAATTGTCCATTTTCTGCTGACCAAATCCTTTCTGACTGCCAAGGCACAGCAGATCTTCTCCCAGCTGCTACAGacagaaaggcagaagaaaaagcagtgcCTTACCACTTTTCAGGATTAAGAGTTGCTATTTGCTAATAATAGACATGGAGAAgtatcctgaaaaacacatcacACATGCAGCCTTGTATGTATGGAATACAACTATCTTCTCAACTAGTGAAAAGGAAATAAGCTAAAATGCTATCAAAAATAAGCACAAGAGAGATTATTTGTAGTTTCACTGACAAAGCACAGCTTAAAAGATTCATAgatataaacacatttttttcaaagcacCTACCTTCATATTTGCTTTGAGCCAAAATTGTCACAGTTTCACCTTTGGGAATTTCTAAGAGATACAAAACAGCTTCTTCCCGAACAATGCCTCTGAAGTCTTGAGTGTTTACctacacaacaaaaaaaaaacccacaacaactGATAAATCAACAATAAAAGGAATAAccacagatttttatttcatctgaaAAATCTTAATATTCTCTTTCCttattatttttacatatatctGTATATCTATATCtgtaaaaagtaaattattgtCTCTTGTGAATATTTAATTCCAGTTATTAACAGTAATcttcctgaaataaaatgttctggTTCTACATAGGTAGATTGTTTCTTCAATTTTAACAGCCTCTAGTAGGGGCAAGAGAAAAGGTAGAGGGACAATTACGTTAACCTTccattgaattaaaaaaaaaagcagaatgaagTGATTAAATGGCACAGATTATATAAATCAGaaacctgaaaaataaatcactatAACCCAAATAAACTGGAGAaagatgaaagaagaaaattatgatggccccaatttttccccctccaAGACTAGAAAGAAACATTGTACAAAAAATTTATTGTGCCACCTTGCAGCATTTTTCTTGATTAATATTTAACTACTCCTTCCACAACATTATAAAAAAAGGCTGGTATAAAATTCTATTTCAAGAACTCATTTCTGTAAGATCCCTCCATCACATATACACCCTTGCAATAATTTGATTCCTAAGATCATAATTTCTTCGATATTTCAAGTAAGAGGAGCAAATGAGAGTATACAGAATTATCTGCATTTCAGGGACACATACTCATACCTTAAGAATCTGATCTCCTTCCTGCAGTCCCTCCTCATCAGCTGAGGTACCTTCTTGTATTCCAGCAATAAATATCCCTACATCATTTCCACCAGCCAGCCGTAGACCCACGCTATCCCCCTTCTTGAATCTCACCATTTTTGTATTAGGACTACAGGATttacaaacagaaaaaggaagtaAGGCCAGATATCAAAGCAAATAACAATATTAGgatgccaaaagaaaaaaaaaaataacaacccCCTCAACAATATCatattaataacatttttatctcctttcttTTACTATATAGGCTATATTTACTGAAGTAGCCCTTCAGTGAAGGCAGGAAGCAgagaatttgaatttttcagGGTGGAAAAAGAGCTAGGAATAGTGACTAACTGGCATGCACAGACCTGACTGCGCAGGGAAACAGTCGGGTTTCCCCAGAGTAGTTCCCTACCTACTGTATCCTCTGTTATATGAATACCAGCAGTTTTTGTGAAAACAGACTGAGTTATGAGGAATCATActcattgtttttttcttctataatCTAAAGAACTGTCATACAAATTAAACTGATACCTATTTAATTTACCATGTAACATGTTTGTTAGAAGTCTTCAAATTTTCTTgtaatgagaaatattttcaagtatAATCTACTGATATGTTAACAGTCAGTGCCTTCACATTGCAGTGGGAGACTACTGGACTAGGGTCAGCTGTTTTGCTGTCAGAAAAGCTGAATGCCTGAGTGACCTTCCAACTCAGAGGACACTACTTATCTGTCAGCCATTCTCAGTAATACCCTAAGCCTGTATTATAAATTCCCCTTCACCAAAATAATCGCTTCATTAATTTGCACATAAATTACAACATATGCAGGGTCCAACCCAGAAAGGCTTTCATTTAAGACAACACACCAAGCTACAGAACATTTTCAAAACTTAAGGTTTCTCCTTACAATTCCAACACTCCTATTTCTTCAACTTCTGTATCTGAACTCCCAAAAGGAAATATGTAAATTGATTTcctattaataaaaataaaataaaacaaaacccttGCATATGTTCCCATGCAAGCCCAGAAATACAGAGTGTCCTATACGTTCCAGGTAGATTCCATGCAGATATTTCTAAAACTAAGTTATCTCGAATATCATCAGTTAGAAACCATGTCATGTCTTCCTGGCATTAAGCTATAAAGGGAGTACCACTCCAAATGGGAGAAAGAACACAAACCCATGCAGCCAAGAATCACGCACTTGAAAGAATACAGAGTGCAAAAGGACTCAGCAAGTACCACCTTACCCATATATTGCTTCGTCTTCTGGGCTGGGTTTAAGAATTGTTCGTGTAACTGCCTTTGGCTGAGgcactaaattaaaaaaaaagaaaaaaaacccaaacaaaagaAGTTACTGAGATATGAAAAAGTTATAAATAGCAGGAATTTCTAGCTATCAGATAGCAATCAAACCCTCCATGCCAAAGATTAATATAGATTTAAACATCAAGCATGTCTGActaaaattcatttatttctatttttttcattcttgaaaaagaaaaaaagagttcaggGACGGGATATTCAACCCTTTAAGGCAAGCTAGATCAGACTTCATTTGTCTGCTTAGGCCAACAGTCTAACAGCAAATGATCTAGTAgagtgtttgcttttttcaaGTGATAGTTCTAATAAGCAACTGCCATCAAAAAATATCAGGTGTTTCTTCCCAGCACCACAAAGCAAAGACAAACCTCCTGTCTGTGTGTCAGGGTGGGGCTGACATGAAGAGCATGCCAGCTTTGTCATCATGGTTGATGGAATGAACATTCTGTggccaggggaaaaaaaaaaggtgaccAAAACCTTCAGGTTCTGACCTGCTGGGTCATCTTGGTACTTCAATTCTTTGTTTGAGTCTACAGCTGtaacagcaggagcagcaatgtcACCAGTTGATTTGAATGGAGTAGGCATTGCTCCCATTCTGGACATCCTACTGGAGGGATCCTCTTTTGCactaaaaggaagaaagaggaacAAAAGTGTCATGAAATCAGATAAGAATGCATATATTTGAATAACTTCTTTGATaagcatgaaaaaaatagagaacacTTCTTACTTTGgtttctctttcagtttttcattgGATGAATGTGAATCTAGATCAGAATGGTGTGATCTGTCATCTTGAGGGGAGAATGATCTGTTTGACTCTATTTCAGAAATATCTGTAAAGAGAGTGGCAAATGAAGACATGCAGGATTTGTTTTAGTTATCTGCTCACCTGATCAGCATGTGTATTTATGAAGTTCTCAGATATAGGATACACTGAACATTTCAGCCCACTCTCATCTCAAGCTGGATTTGACAAAGATTCAAAAAGTGCCTTTTAGTtcttccatccctccatcctccAAAATGCTTCAGGAAAGTTTCACACAACTATTAGCAAACACACTCGCATCACATAACTACTTTGAGCATACCACACACGCATTAGCTAGTGCTAGCAGGCTTTGATTTGAAGTGTTATAGAGGTTTCCAAACCGAAGACCACCTTCACATCAACAGTCCCCACATCATTGCCCTTTAGCAGCAAAGGAAGTAAGAGTGGACTTTGGATTTGAACTGCACCTCAGACTTCACAGTAAAACCTACAGGAAGTTCCACCCCATATTCTGACACCAGAAAAGCAAGTATATTGTTCCAAACAATATAACATCCTGCTCTCCCAAACATTCTGAGCTCTTCCCAAAGCAAGATCAAGCTGAGAGATACAGCTCACACACCTATATAGAACAGGTGCTGGGAATAGAAACCAGTTATCCAGGGTCACTtaatttcctcttgtcctgacATTTCTTCCCTCCATTTGAATGATGCCATGAATGTTTATGTCCTCAGAAGGAGAGACCAGTCCAAAgcacttgttttaaaaatttttattaaagaaactGATTTATTTGCTCCAAGAAGTAAGACAGATTTTGCCAGACCAACTGGTCCTTCTATCTCTGTCCCTTCCTAAAATGTAATTATATGGTTactatgaaattattttcatctaAAGAAAGGGAATTTGTTGCTTAACTGAGTATTACttaggtttgtttgtgtttcattctttttttaaaagaacctAATACCACTCTACCACAGAAAAACAATATAAGCTCCATTTTGTCCTTGCATAGAATCCAGAACTTTGGACCCACATTAAACCTCACCATCCATTTCTGAGTCACTGTCATTCAATGAAGGAATGTTGAGCAGTGTCTGCTTTCGGTCCCTGAGAACAACCAGCTGGAGTTTCCCACGTGATTTCTCAATCAATTTTCGGGCATCAGCTAGAGACATGTTCTCTGTCACTGTACCGTTGATCTGGACACAGAAAGACAACAATAACAAACAAGTCTGCACTGTGCTCAAGTCTAATAGTGAACTTGACTATAACATGACTTAGTGATTATTGGTTACAACAATAACCCCTGTAACCAGTGCCTGCCAAATTGCTAGCAGTAAAACTAGAACAGACCTTGAGAATGATATCTCCTTCATGAAGGTGGCCATCTTTGGTTGCTAGGCCAGTACGGGTCATTTCTTTTATGAAGATCTGACTTCCAAGACGGAGTCCATACTCTGGAACCAAGAAAATAACCCACTGTAGCTTAAAATATGAGCAAGGATGCATTGTTTTAAAAACTACACAGTGTTCATGCATCAAACACCATTATAccatgagagaaaaaaaaagaaaaaaggtaggCCTAGTAAACCCACTTCACCCTGATATCCATGCTGCAATTACAATATGAACAAGCAACATCCCAAATCCAATTACAGTTGGACAACTGGTCTGCACcttcagcagcaaaacaatGCCTTTGTTCTGGAGCTGCTTATTAATGTACTAGATTAGCTTCTCTCTGATTTGTATTTTGCATGGCATAGAGGGAGGAAAGGGTCAAAAAGCACTAACAGAAGTATTTCTTTTCATTAGTTGCTGCATGCTGACCCTGTCCTATCTGTACTCCAGGGAATGCCTTGGTTGTTTCAGGCAAAGGAATTTCTTTTATTCCCTTGCCCCCTTCTTTCCCTGTGATCTAAGTTACTTGGGTCAGTATATTTGCTACTTAAAAAGAAAGGCAACATCCTCAAAAAACAAGCATCCTAGAACAAAAGAATGTTGTCCTGCTTTAAAAGACCACCACGTTTCAGCAAGTCTGCAAAGTATCCATATGAATTACAGAGATTATTAGGGTATAGCTAAACATAAAAGTTAACAAATGCAGCTTATATTTCTCCTTATTTGTATACATATCTGCATTATCTTTGCAAGTGAACACATGAtatgcagaggaagaagaggaaggacaaaAAAGGGCGGTTGCCAGAgccaatgaaaaaaaaatatattagctCCCACATACAAAATTTAATTAgcaaaaaattatcaaaattacAGCAGGGCAGattaggaaaaaacaaaaccacatccAACCCCTCCAGCAATAAACCACCACTCCCCTCaagaaaaactcaaacaaaaaattatgtaCAACCAAATCTCAGCTATACTTTCCAGCACAAGTCTTTCtatcacagtaaaaaaaaaggtCAGGCTTTTGGCTTTTATTTATACACTTCAATACTCAGCAAAGAAAGGCTGAAATACTGCTATTTCAGTATTCTTTAATGaccacaaccaaacaaaccatATTACTAAAGACAGAGTCTACTCTTTACTCTTTCTAGCTAACTCTTTTGTAGATGTGCGAAATGTAACCTGAATCGTGATCAGATCCATGTTTTCCCTCAGAACcaggaaaaaaggcagagaaaatggaaaacaaggGATACAATGGCTTGAAAAGATTGAAATTATGTGGGTGAACAAATCTTTGTTTAAAGGTGAAATTCAAGGTTTTGGGCAAAAAGCAACCCAAATCAGccaaaaagaatgaaagaacAACTTAAATCACCAGTTTAAAAAGTCAACACTTAACCTACAACAGTAGAAAGTAATTCAgttcttctcttttccccacCAAAACCCATGCTGTACTGGAAGTTGACTCCTCTCCTCCCCTAATATACCCACCTTCATTATGTCTGCCTTTTGTTAAGAGAACACTGATTGGTGCATTCTGATCCTGTGGTCCTAGGTACTCGTGCTGGCGGTGTATTTCAGGTGAAGGACTTCGGGAATGGAGCCTGTCCCGACTACGACTCCTCATTTCCCTCCCATATCTAGGATCAGATAAAGATCCGTGACTGTAACTGGGTGGGCTGTAGTCTCCTCTGTAGTCCCGTTCATAGCCAGCATCCCTGTCGATGCTCCTTCCCCGGCTCCGATCCCTTCTATAGTCTCGATCCAAGCTCCTGTCAACACTCCTACCACGACTTCGATCGCGGCTGTAGCCGCATTCCCTGTCACAGTCTCTGCTTCGGTTACGCCCTCGGTCATGTTCATCTCTATAGCCCTGATCCAGGTTGTTTCCCCAGCTTTGGCTGCGCCCTCCGTTTCCACTGTGCCAGCTTCTCTCACTGTAGCCACTTCGAGCACTTTTGCCATCAAATTCTGCATGGTCATCCATTACATCTAAAGCTCTGTCCTCATAGTCAAGGGAGGGGCTtctctgcagtgcagcagcCTGCACTTTCCTTGGTCTTTTCACTACCTGTTCAGtacaacagaaaacaaacaaacaaactccTATCAAAGATCACAATGTGACACTGAACAAATTACTATTTTTCAAGTTTCAAACATAcgctggggaaaaaaagaaggaagagcaATATTCTATTTATTATTGGACAAGATCTGTGTATGCAAAATGTAATTTGCCTCACATAACTTCTATTCTGTACCACTCATTAGTAAAATAAACATtataaaataagcattttattctcattttttcaaCAAGATAACTTTGTGATACTGTTAATTAATTTCCATTTGTTTCACCTACAGAAACTAtgtctttgttttatttattttgtactttGCATATGGCAGAAGACTGCTTTGCTTTGTGACTTTAAATACTCTatagaacaaaaccaaaatcctgACTGGTTACACAGGTACATACCACCGTACACTGAATATATTTGGAATTTACTTACAATGGTGGCCACTTTTCCACTTTTCCTAAGCTGCTGAACTGCAAAAGAATGTAGAACATTTTCCATCGGGGTCCCATTAACTATGACCACTCGGTCATTTTCTCTGGAAATTGGAAGggagataaaaaaggaaagagaagattTAAGGAGTCTTCATGAAAACAGCAGaacaaaatttcttcttttgttccttttttttttttttaacagaggaAACCTATGGATTTAATTCAGTTTAACAAGgagttttgctttaaaatgctgtttgctATATTAACTCTACAATATCTGAATAGTACATCTGAAAACTAGGCATTGAGCAGCACTGTCTTTGTGTATATACTGTGTTCAGCTGAAGTACCTTGCCATAATGGTTTTTAAAGAACATTTGTGATGAGtattgaaatttttttattttggtcttTCAGGATGCCTGGTTTTTCACACCTAGTGCTAGATTTCTTTCACATAAGAATTTCACaaaagcttcaaactgctgcagcCATACTAGTATTTAGGCAAATATTCACAAGTACAACTGcattacatttttcttaaagTCTGGTGCTCAGGTCACATCTACTCTGTAGAAACGTGATCAGGAATtataaaaaccaacaaaaccaataACACACAAGAAGACCTCCTTGCCCTAAAACATAGGTCAGCTGAGATCACTAAATTTTCTGTTCAGACCTCCTGCATATCAAATAGACCACTGACACCTAACTCATCCAACTCCCTATGAAATAGCACCATAACACTGATGAATTTAACTCCAAAAGTTTCAAAAAGGCATTTCAGTGCAAAAAGTGAAGAAgattaaaaacccccaaattacCTCTCCTCATACTCCTTATCTTAGTTTATTCTGGTGACTACCCAGTTACAGGCAGAGCCTTAGCTCAACAAATTACTGGTTACTTTGCCATTTTCTGCTagataaaagaaatatttggtACCAACTATTTTATCATCATTATAATCAAATCACATCACAATCTTCTTTTCAAATAAGAAGATTATATACTCTAAGCCTCCATTCGTAAGGCACTCTAACTCCTAAATGatttttctgcctctcttcACACCTTTCCAACTTCTTTTAGTGGATGAATATGCCAGAACAGCATGCTATATTTCAGTATCAGTTTCATCCAGATTTATGCAAGAATTAAAACAGCTCTCTGGACAGTCCATACATCCAAAGCTAGTATTCAACTTAATGCTGCAATATTATGCCAAGAGGTCAATCTACATGTGCTCATTTTACCCTACAAAAGATGACATGATGGTTTTACCCATCCACTCTGATATATTCCTTTATTTGGAGGAAAAGCTTTGTCGTCATTTTCTTCTGAATGTGTTTTGTCCGAAAGCGCCCAAATATCTTGGTATTCCATTGCCATTATCAATTTACCTATGATCTTTCATAATTTCTAGACATGATTTCATTCCCAAATCACAGGTGATTACAGAACACGATGGATGATAGTGGTGGTGTGCAGAGGTCACTGCTACAAAATGTAGTATTTGTGCACTTCTGTTAAAAATGATTTGTTATGCGTGTTACAATTACCCTTTTATTTAGTTACTCAACAACAACTAGCATGTCAGCCATGCCATTTTCTGatcaaaaataaatgcatgGCAAAAGGGACATAATCTACTCCCTTGATTTATTCTTGCTGCACAATTATTTGGTATACTTCCAAATTGTCTAGTCCTCGTCAGGTATTTCAGATCAAAGGATGAAAAACTGATGTAGGACAGAAACCCTCAGCCTACAGATTGTTTGTACACGACAGATGCTGGCTCACCAAGGATGAAGGTATCAGAAGGACAACAGAAACTCtttatttctataatttttttctttcagatataaaataaacatttagcAAACCTTATTTGGGCTGACTTAAGTCATTCTTGGAAACTAATGATTGATCACAAAATGTGTTTACTGGAGGAGGAACAAGGAGGATGTTTTAAGATACTAGAACTGTTTCTActgtttctttaaataaaatgcaatgtTGAAAGAAACATACTTAACTGTAAAAGACTTCAACACCACCACTGAAATACAATGTCTTTATCAAGGAGCAACAAACACCTCTGTGTAGGGTTTACttgttttggttctttttttctaaagagaCATCCAGATATTCAAGAGGGCACCAAATCTTGAGATGATTAAATCACCAGGATTTCAATCTGTCTAAAGGTTTTATGTATTCTACAGCCATGCCCCTCAAAATCccagacaaagaaaaaagtacTTACTGAAGTAATCCATCTGCTGGACCACCTGGGAGAACATCCGAAATTACTATTGATGTTTCACCATTTTCAAAATGAGGGTTATCTCTGCCTCCAGAAACTGCAATCCCAAATCCTCGTTTTGAATCCTTTACAATAAAATCAGATACAATAAAACTTGAATACACTGACAGAAATTTTCGGGAAGAAAGAGGAACGTGAATACTCTGGTAATGGCACTCTTAAGTAGATGCTAAAATATAATAGctgcgtgcacagtgctgcaGAAACACACAGTATCTCTAGATTTAAGAAAGATTAGGTTTTTACACATACATGTATCAAGATGACAAGTTCCTGTCTTCCAAAATCTCTACAGACTTATGATTGTTAGTAATTAAGTAAAGAATATACTAAATTTGCTGGCATTTTGCTTCACCATCCCATGGGTTATTTTTACCAAATTCATTGTTAGGTAAATCTATTTAGTTAATGATGCTTGGGAAAGTAGAATAGCTTTCCC encodes:
- the TJP2 gene encoding tight junction protein 2 isoform X4, producing the protein MGATQGSAGSGPREPAAGAEQAPGMEELIWEQYTVTLQKDSKRGFGIAVSGGRDNPHFENGETSIVISDVLPGGPADGLLQENDRVVIVNGTPMENVLHSFAVQQLRKSGKVATIVVKRPRKVQAAALQRSPSLDYEDRALDVMDDHAEFDGKSARSGYSERSWHSGNGGRSQSWGNNLDQGYRDEHDRGRNRSRDCDRECGYSRDRSRGRSVDRSLDRDYRRDRSRGRSIDRDAGYERDYRGDYSPPSYSHGSLSDPRYGREMRSRSRDRLHSRSPSPEIHRQHEYLGPQDQNAPISVLLTKGRHNEEYGLRLGSQIFIKEMTRTGLATKDGHLHEGDIILKINGTVTENMSLADARKLIEKSRGKLQLVVLRDRKQTLLNIPSLNDSDSEMDDISEIESNRSFSPQDDRSHHSDLDSHSSNEKLKEKPNAKEDPSSRMSRMGAMPTPFKSTGDIAAPAVTAVDSNKELKYQDDPAVPQPKAVTRTILKPSPEDEAIYGPNTKMVRFKKGDSVGLRLAGGNDVGIFIAGIQEGTSADEEGLQEGDQILKVNTQDFRGIVREEAVLYLLEIPKGETVTILAQSKYEVYRDIMACGRGDSFFIRSHFECEKESPQSLAFTRGEIFRVVDTLYDGKLGNWLAVRIGNELEKGLIPNKSRAEQMASVQNAQKDGSSDRADFWRTRGQRSGAKKNLRKSREDLTAIVSVSTKFPAYERVQLREAGFKRPVVIFGPIADVAVEKLSNDLPHLYQTAKTEPRDAGSEKSTGVVRLNTVRQIIEQDKHALLDVTPKAVDLLNYTQWFPIVVFFNPDSKQGVKTMRQRLCPTSNKSSRKLYEQANKLKKTCSHLFTATINLNSANDSWYGSLKDTIQQQQGEAVWVSEGKMDGMEDDADDRMSYLTAMGADYLSCDSRLISDLEDTDGEGGAYTDNELDEPLEETRISSVSRSSEPVHHEESLKKFTPEPRAQLRKAGSREILREPSPPPAFKPEPPKGKLQNREDPYDFPKSYDSKLSNVAVSSETSTVSAKAPPPPVSVKPVFGRPILRNSQPAVLPAEEEEEAKLEEEGSEQENTPKSVLRKVKIFEEMDHKARMQRMQELQEAQNARLEIAQKHPDIYAVPVKTQKSEQNWPQPMSSRPPEPQKAPVRPYLENRVSYGSDAEEEQYRRQLADHSKKGYYGQASRYRDTEL
- the TJP2 gene encoding tight junction protein 2 isoform X3 → MKTAQALQRMWSHAVKKLGILKGHAPGMEELIWEQYTVTLQKDSKRGFGIAVSGGRDNPHFENGETSIVISDVLPGGPADGLLQENDRVVIVNGTPMENVLHSFAVQQLRKSGKVATIVVKRPRKVQAAALQRSPSLDYEDRALDVMDDHAEFDGKSARSGYSERSWHSGNGGRSQSWGNNLDQGYRDEHDRGRNRSRDCDRECGYSRDRSRGRSVDRSLDRDYRRDRSRGRSIDRDAGYERDYRGDYSPPSYSHGSLSDPRYGREMRSRSRDRLHSRSPSPEIHRQHEYLGPQDQNAPISVLLTKGRHNEEYGLRLGSQIFIKEMTRTGLATKDGHLHEGDIILKINGTVTENMSLADARKLIEKSRGKLQLVVLRDRKQTLLNIPSLNDSDSEMDDISEIESNRSFSPQDDRSHHSDLDSHSSNEKLKEKPNAKEDPSSRMSRMGAMPTPFKSTGDIAAPAVTAVDSNKELKYQDDPAVPQPKAVTRTILKPSPEDEAIYGPNTKMVRFKKGDSVGLRLAGGNDVGIFIAGIQEGTSADEEGLQEGDQILKVNTQDFRGIVREEAVLYLLEIPKGETVTILAQSKYEVYRDIMACGRGDSFFIRSHFECEKESPQSLAFTRGEIFRVVDTLYDGKLGNWLAVRIGNELEKGLIPNKSRAEQMASVQNAQKDGSSDRADFWRTRGQRSGAKKNLRKSREDLTAIVSVSTKFPAYERVQLREAGFKRPVVIFGPIADVAVEKLSNDLPHLYQTAKTEPRDAGSEKSTGVVRLNTVRQIIEQDKHALLDVTPKAVDLLNYTQWFPIVVFFNPDSKQGVKTMRQRLCPTSNKSSRKLYEQANKLKKTCSHLFTATINLNSANDSWYGSLKDTIQQQQGEAVWVSEGKMDGMEDDADDRMSYLTAMGADYLSCDSRLISDLEDTDGEGGAYTDNELDEPLEETRISSVSRSSEPVHHEESLKKFTPEPRAQLRKAGSREILREPSPPPAFKPEPPKGKLQNREDPYDFPKSYDSKLSNVAVSSETSTVSAKAPPPPVSVKPVFGRPILRNSQPAVLPAEEEEEAKLEEEGSEQENTPKSVLRKVKIFEEMDHKARMQRMQELQEAQNARLEIAQKHPDIYAVPVKTQKSEQNWPQPMSSRPPEPQKAPVRPYLENRVSYGSDAEEEQYRRQLADHSKKGYYGQASRYRDTEL
- the TJP2 gene encoding tight junction protein 2 isoform X2, which produces MKTAQALQRMWSHAVKKLGILKGHMKYEEIGKAPGMEELIWEQYTVTLQKDSKRGFGIAVSGGRDNPHFENGETSIVISDVLPGGPADGLLQENDRVVIVNGTPMENVLHSFAVQQLRKSGKVATIVVKRPRKVQAAALQRSPSLDYEDRALDVMDDHAEFDGKSARSGYSERSWHSGNGGRSQSWGNNLDQGYRDEHDRGRNRSRDCDRECGYSRDRSRGRSVDRSLDRDYRRDRSRGRSIDRDAGYERDYRGDYSPPSYSHGSLSDPRYGREMRSRSRDRLHSRSPSPEIHRQHEYLGPQDQNAPISVLLTKGRHNEEYGLRLGSQIFIKEMTRTGLATKDGHLHEGDIILKINGTVTENMSLADARKLIEKSRGKLQLVVLRDRKQTLLNIPSLNDSDSEMDDISEIESNRSFSPQDDRSHHSDLDSHSSNEKLKEKPNAKEDPSSRMSRMGAMPTPFKSTGDIAAPAVTAVDSNKELKYQDDPAVPQPKAVTRTILKPSPEDEAIYGPNTKMVRFKKGDSVGLRLAGGNDVGIFIAGIQEGTSADEEGLQEGDQILKVNTQDFRGIVREEAVLYLLEIPKGETVTILAQSKYEVYRDIMACGRGDSFFIRSHFECEKESPQSLAFTRGEIFRVVDTLYDGKLGNWLAVRIGNELEKGLIPNKSRAEQMASVQNAQKDGSSDRADFWRTRGQRSGAKKNLRKSREDLTAIVSVSTKFPAYERVQLREAGFKRPVVIFGPIADVAVEKLSNDLPHLYQTAKTEPRDAGSEKSTGVVRLNTVRQIIEQDKHALLDVTPKAVDLLNYTQWFPIVVFFNPDSKQGVKTMRQRLCPTSNKSSRKLYEQANKLKKTCSHLFTATINLNSANDSWYGSLKDTIQQQQGEAVWVSEGKMDGMEDDADDRMSYLTAMGADYLSCDSRLISDLEDTDGEGGAYTDNELDEPLEETRISSVSRSSEPVHHEESLKKFTPEPRAQLRKAGSREILREPSPPPAFKPEPPKGKLQNREDPYDFPKSYDSKLSNVAVSSETSTVSAKAPPPPVSVKPVFGRPILRNSQPAVLPAEEEEEAKLEEEGSEQENTPKSVLRKVKIFEEMDHKARMQRMQELQEAQNARLEIAQKHPDIYAVPVKTQKSEQNWPQPMSSRPPEPQKAPVRPYLENRVSYGSDAEEEQYRRQLADHSKKGYYGQASRYRDTEL